One stretch of Lemur catta isolate mLemCat1 chromosome 2, mLemCat1.pri, whole genome shotgun sequence DNA includes these proteins:
- the SMIM22 gene encoding small integral membrane protein 22, with protein MSLSMEELEATAQEVLGKIRSHQPFQSPWDTAAFIIFLTFIGTVLFLLLLVLAHCCCSSPRSRSASAGKARHKGVDNLALEP; from the exons ATGAGTCTGTCCATGGAGGAGCTGGAGGCCACAGCTCAGGAAGTGCTGGGCAAAATAAGGAGCCACCAGCCGTTCCAGTCCCCATGGGACACTGCTGCCTTCATCATCTTCCTCACCTTCATCG gcactgtgctgttcctgctgctgctggtccttGCCCACTGCTGCTGCAGCTCCCCCAGATCCCGGAGCGCAAGCGCTGGGAAG GCAAGACACAAGGGAGTGGACAACTTGGCCCTAGAACCTTAA